Proteins from one Haliaeetus albicilla chromosome 4, bHalAlb1.1, whole genome shotgun sequence genomic window:
- the SLC66A1 gene encoding lysosomal amino acid transporter 1 homolog, which translates to MDARRWRGLPPRNLSDCPNGSRWVMDVFNECAQDGQDIASVVLGLVSIFCFAAASFPQFYQACKTGIMDRALSIYFLLGWLGGDLLNLIGSFLADQLPLQVYTAVYYVLADLVMLSLYCYYKVKNRGGGFATPVNAAFVFLSLGTVSTVSFLGRGAVVAQDPATFKGRSLLSAHVDELGSKPFTRSEIIGFTIGSISSVLYLCSRVPQIYTNYKRKSTTGVSYSLFALVMLGNLLYGLSVLLKNPEPGQGEGDYVLRHLPWLVGSLGVLSLDVVISFQFLGYRRGTPTACGERDALLSERGDSLES; encoded by the exons ATGGATGCACGGCGCTGGAGGGGTCTCCCGCCCAGGAATCTTTCCGACTGTCCCAACGGCTCCCGCTGGGTGATGGACGTGTTCAACGAATGTGCCCAGGATGGCCAGGACATCGCCAGCGTCGTCCTGGGTCTGGTTTCCATCTTCTGCTTCGCAGCTGCCTCTTTTCC gcagTTTTACCAAGCCTGCAAAACAGGCATCATGGACCGGGCTCTATCCATATATTTCCTGCTGGGATGGCTGGGCGGAGACCTCCTAAACCTCATCGGTTCCTTCCTGGCCGATCAGTTGCCCCTGCAG GTTTACACAGCTGTTTACTATGTGCTCGCAGACCTGGTGATGCTGTCTCTCTACTGCTACTACAAAGTGAAGAACCGGGGTGGAGGAT TCGCTACCCCAGTCAATGCAGCCTTTGTCTTCCTTTCCCTGGGGACGGTGTCGACCGTCTCCTTCCTGGGCAGAGGTGCTGTCGTGGCACAGGACCCGGCGACGTTTAAAGGGAGGTCCCTGCTGTCCGCTCACGTGGATGAGCTTGGGTCGAAG CCTTTCACCAGGAGTGAGATCATTGGCTTTACCATCGGCTCCATCTCCTCCGTGCTGTACCTGTGCTCCCGAGTCCCCCAGATCTACACTAAC TACAAGAGGAAATCCACCACCGGCGTCTCCTACTCCCTCTTTGCGCTGGTGATGCTGGGGAACTTGCTCTATGGCCTCAGCGTCCTCCTGAAGAACCCCGAGCCGGGGCAAGGTGAAGGCGACTACGTCCTGCGCCACCTCCCCTGGCTGGTGGGCAGCCTGGGCGTCCTTTCCCTCGACGTGGTC ATCTCCTTCCAGTTCCTTGGTTATCGGAGAGGAACACCCACTGCCTGTGGAGAGAGGGATGCTCTTCTCAGCGAGCGGGGTGACAGCCTGGAGAGCTGA